In the genome of Lactobacillus intestinalis, the window GGTTAATATTCTCTGTATCATTCTGGCAATCGGATTACTAGGTGTTTTTCTCAATTTTAACAAAATCAAGAAAAATTGGGACTGGCTCACGATGAAGCCAAGGCAAGAATTGAATGTCCCCTTGGAAAAACAACTTCCTGACTTACCTAATGGGTGTGAAGTGACATCCCTCTCAATGCTTTTAAACTATTATCACATCAACGTTTCAAAGGATAAACTTGCGCAAAATATCAAGCATGTTTCATCCTTCACAGATGATGGACAGTATCGGGGTAATCCTCATGAAGGCTTCGTTGGCTATATGAGCATCGCAAATGCCGGCTGGTGCGTTTATAACGAACCGCTCTATAATGTTGCGCGTAAATACACTGACCGCATCCAAAACGCAACCGGCTCCAGTTTTACCCATCTTCTCAGCCTTGTTTCAAGCGGACATCCCGTGATGATTATTACTACCTTACATTTTAATAAGGTCAATGACATGCAAACTTGGAAAACGAAGCAAGGAAATGTCCATGTAACGCCCTCTTCGCATGCATGTGTAATTACAGGTTACGATAAAAAGAAGCGCCTAGTTTACGTAAATGACCCGTATGGGGTTAAAAATAAAGCTGTCTCATGGAATAATATCGAAGCCAGTTATAACCAGCAAGGACGTCAAGCCTTGTACATCAACTAAAAAAAGACCAAGAACCATAAAGTTCCTGGTCTTTTAACTCAAGGCACATTTTCAAAAGAAAATATGTGGACACTTCCTGTTCACATCAGGGTTGTCCAACATCAGCACTTCCCGTGCCTGCTATTTAAAGTAGATGTCCTCTATCTCAAAAATATCCGCATCTCGCGTTGTTTTTCTCGACTCGTCATTAGTATTATAGCTTAATTTTGCGCTTCTTGTAAAACTTTTTAACTCGGTAGAACATTTCAGTAAACATGGTGGCAAGTAAAATTCCTAAAGCAATCGAACACGTTACAATTCCAACCCGTAAAAACGAAGCTTCTGCGTCAAATACATTGCCATTTACGAGAGCTCGCACCGCTTGATAAGCTGGCACTCCGGGTACAAGCGGAACGAGAGCGGGAATATTAAAAACAGTCACTGGACATTTTTTAATTCGGGCAAAAAATAAACCCAAGATTCCAATCACAAATGCGCCCATTAAGTTAGACAGCATTCTTCCCATTTGAGCTTTAGTAATAAACCAGCACACCATCCAGCCCACCGTTCCACTAACTCCCGCAAGATTCAAGGCACGGTGTGGCACATTGATCGTCAGCGCAAATCCCACTGAAGCAATATAGGAAAAGACAATATTGATAATAATCTGCATGTATATTGGCATCTTTACGCTCCCATAAACTTAATCACAATCGCTACGCCCCCACCTAAGGCAATTGCCGTTAAAGTGGCTTCAAATAGTCTCACGATTCCTGATAACAAGTCTCCCATAAACAAATCTCGCAAAGCATTAGTAAAAGCCAGACCCGGAACTAAGGTCATCAACGCCCCAATTAAAATATTATCTACAATGGTTTGCGGGAATAATGCTTTGATAATAATCGCAATAATACTCATCACTATGGCTGCAATCAATTCAGATAAAAAGCGTACTTTAGTAAAACGTTTGAAGTAAACATAGGCTAAGTATCCTAATGCACCAACTAGAGCAGCTGCCGGAAAGTCAATCCAATCATAATCATCCATAAAAAGTACCATTAAGGTTGAACTTAACACTGCAGCTCCTATTACCTGCATCCATAAAGGAAAAGTAGGCGTCTTAGTTTCCACGTTTGCTATTTTATTATGCAGTTGGATCAAATCTATTTTTTTATTAGCAAATTCACGCGACAATTCATTTACTCGATCCACCAATTCCAAATTAATGTTTCGATCACGAATTTGCTTCATCTGGGACAAGTTTCCCCCATCTAAACTCATAAATACACAAGTTGGTGTGGCAAAAACTCGAGGATCATCTACACCGGCATTTTTTGCAATTCTAAGCATCGTATCTTCCACACGGTACATTTCGCTACCGCCTTCGATCATTAAACGCCCAGCTAGTAAACAGATATCTAGTATCTCTTGATAAAACTTCGCATCATGTTTGTTAGCCATAATTTTACCTACAAAATTAATTCAATTTTTCTAAATCAATGGTCTTGTCTACCCAATCTCCGCGGAAGAAATCGCGCTCGTGACTAACGATAATGACACCTCCTGGGAAATTTACAATCGCCTTTCTTAAAGCGTCCTTGGTATCATTATCAAGGTGATTAGTTGGCTCATCCAAGAAGAGCAAATTTGCTGGTTCAAATTGCATCTTGGCTAGTTTAACTTTTTCTTGTTCTCCACCAGAAAGCTCTTTAAGTGGGCTCATGGCTTGTTGTGCAGTTAGGCCCATTTTTGCTAAGGCTTGACGTAATTCCTTAGGCTTCTTACGTTCAAACTCTTCTTGTAGATATTGAAGCGGCGTCATATTATTGTTAGGCCAAGTCAAATCTTGCTTAAAATAAGCCAATTTAGCTGTTACTGATAATTCATAATTGCCATAAATCGGCTTAAGTTGCCCCAATAAAGTTTTAAGCAGAGTAGTCTTCCCAATTCCGTTAAAACCTGTAATGGCAACTTTTTCACTTCCACCCACCGAAAAGTTAAAGGCAGTTTTTACCAAGGCTTCATCATAACCGATAACTAAATCTTGTGTTTGCAAAAGCAAATTAGATGCAGTCGCAACATAAGGAAAATCAAACTTAGCCCGGCGATTATTCTTTGGTGGAGTTAAAACTTCCATTCTAGCCAATTGCTTTTCACGCGACTTAGCACTTTTTGCACGAGTACCGGCCTTATTTTTCCGAATATAAGCCTCAGTCTTTGCAATCTTGCGTTGCTGGTTCGAATACGCCTTCAAGTAAGTTTCACGGTTAGCAGCTTTTTGGCGCAGAGCTTGCTTCAAAGTTCCCGTATAACGAGTAATTGTTCCAAAATCGATATCGATAATACAATTAGTAATTCTGCCTAAAAAGTCGTAATCGTGACTCACAACGATAAAGGCACCTTCAAAATTGTTTAAATAGTCCACTAACCAATCAATATGGGAAACATCAAGGTAGTTAGTAGGTTCGTCTAAAACCAAGACATCTGGATTTTGAAGAAGTAATTTTGCCAAAATAATCTTAGAACGTTGACCTCCCGATAATTTAGATACATCATGGTCAAAACCTAAATCTGCTAACCCTAATCCTGAAGCCACACGTTCAATTTCGGTATCTAAATCATAGAAATTATTTTCTTCTAGATAAGTTTGAACTTTGCCTGCCTTTTCTAAAAGTGCATCATCACTATTTTCTGCATATTTAGTATAAAGATCGTTAAGTTCTTTTTCTTTTGTGTATAACTCATCAAAAGCCGTTCTCAAAAAGCCACGAATAGTAACTCCGGGCGCAAGTTTGGCATACTGATCTAGGTATCCAACACTTACTTTATTTTGCCATTTCACTTGGCCTTCATCTGGAATAATATCGCCAGTCAAAATCTTAATCAACGTAGACTTACCTACTCCATTTTGCCCAGTAACTCCCATATGATCTTCTTTATTCAATACAAAGTTTGCATCTTCATATAAAGTTTTATCAATGAAACTTTGACTTAAGTCTTTTACAGTTAATAAACTCAACTTTTTCACATCCCTTAAAAATCAAATTCAAACATTATAACACGTTTTTAGCTATGTTCTTTTTCATATACTTGTAAAGCATTCAAAATTCGTGGCCAATATCGCTTAGGCAAAATCAACTGCAATTGATCATGATAAATTGGAAAATCACTTGCCTTAAGTCCGGTAATTTCAGCCAAATCTTGATCTGTTAAATGATATTTATAAACGATTCGTTTAATTTCAACACTAGCATGTCCGCGAAACCAGGACAAGACAAAAAAGAAAACAGCAAAGATTCCACTTAATAAAATCGCAAGCTGCAAATTAAGATGAAAACTACGCATACAAATGAAGAAGACAGCAATAAAAGAAATGATAGCAGAAATAATCCCGTATACTACGGGAAAGATTTGATTTTTATTCATAGTATTTCCTTTCAAAAATCATTAATCTAATCTTACATTCTATAAGCAAAGAAAAGAAGAAAAAAGATGAATTTCTTCAAAAGAAATCCATCTTTATTATTTCATGTAGATTAGATTTAATGATACAAATCAAATCTACCTACAGCTAATGTTTCTTTAATTCCACCAGTTTCCATTAAAGACTTATCATCAATGATCTTTTTTAAAGCTGAAGCCAAATAGCCACGGTAATTGTGGCCAAGAGCCTTAGCAGCAGCCTTGGTATCGCCAATTGCAACGTCTACACCTAAATCATGATAACGGTATGGATTTGGACGACTATGACCTAAAACACGTGCAGAGATGTCTTTTGCTGCATAACCAGCCATTGAAAGGGCTAATTGAGCGGTATTTGGCCATGGCCACTTTTTACCTGGAACCATAACAGCTGACACATCCCCTAAAGCATAAATTGCTTCGTCTTCAGGCACAGTTAAATGTTCAGTAACTGTGATTCTACCACGATTTTGTTTAAAGCCTGAAGCCGCAATTACAGGATTACCACTAAAGCCCATCATCCAAATTGTAGTATTAGCTTCAATTTTATGTAGATCTTCTTCGTCTTTTTCAGAAGTCATCTTGTAGTAAACTGCATCTGCCTCAACCTTTTCAATTCGAGCAGGTTTAATAATTTTAATTCCTACTTCATCCACCAAACTTAAAGCATATTTCATTTGCTTATCATCAAACATTGGCAATAATCTAGGAGAGCCATCAATCATTCTAACTTCAATTTTCTCAGGATCAACGCCAGCCATCTTGGCATATTTATCTCTTGAACTAGCAATTGCCCCAGCAAGTTCAATGGCTTGGAAGCCTGCACCACAAAATACAATCCGTAAATCTTTCGGATCTTTGGTCTTCTGATAGTCTTCCATTTTTGCATAAATATGATCACGAATTGCTTGAGCTGTTTCCGTATTGTACATTGGCAAAGTATTTTCTTTTACTCCGCTAATCCCAAAAGTACCCAAAACAAAGCCTAAACCTAAAACCAAGTAATCATATTTCAGATCTGCGTGATTCTTCAAATGAACCGTCTTATTTTTATAATCTACAGTAGTGACGTCATCAACAATTAATTTACTCATTTTATCATCTAAAACATCCGTAAAATTATAAGAAATACGAGTGTAAGGATGGTTACCTGATGCAACTTCTGGTAAGCGATTGGTTTCACAGTGATAAGGATTGCGATCGACAAGAACAATCTCTACTTCTCTTTTGAGCTTTTTTTGTAACTCAACAACTGTCTTAATTCCCGCAAAACCTCCACCTAATACTACAATCTTCTTCATATTTAATCCTCCATTTCTACTCTAGATTAAAATTCCAATGAAATACGTAATTAAAAAAGTCATTGACCCAACTAACAATGTTTTAACAGCAGTAATAAATGTTTCTTTTTTTACCTGCTTTTGAATTAGTAGCTTGTTCTGCTTATAAACGAAAGGTACAATAAAGACTGTTAGCCACACTGTTTTAGGGGCAATATTAATAAATGGCAATAGTATAATAACTAAAAATGCCAACACATTTTTTACACTAAAAGCAACTAAAGCCGCTTTTTTACCAATAAAGTGAATAATCGTTGTTCTGTGATTGGATTCATCCTCTTCTGCATCACATAAATTATTAGCTAGCATCAAATTAGAAATCCATAATTCATCAGCTAATGCTAATAAAAATACCCGGCCTAGGCTTACCCAACTCCAGGAAAAGACTTGATAGGTATTCAGATAAACGCTTAAAAGCACAATCATAAACCCCATTGTAAAACCTGAGGCAAATTCTCCCAAAGGTAGTCCTGAAATTGGCTTGGGACCAGAGGAATACAAATATCCAATTGCAAAACAGAATATTCCCATCCAAAGTACTGGCAATCCAGCTTGGATAACCAACCAGATTCCTAATAAAGCTGAGATAAGGGTAAAGCTAATCATCAAACCCAAAACAAGTTTTGGGGAAATGTTTTCTCTTCCAATAATGTTAGTACTTTGTTGGTAAGCTTTATTATCGGCATGATAATAGTCACTGTAGTTATCAAGCATATCAACCACCATATTGAACAAAAACATTGCTACAAAGAATACTAATGCTAAAGTCCAATTCAGGTGATGATAATAATATGCACTAAAGCACATCCCTAACAAAAAAGGGGCTACACTAGCTGTTTTAGCTTTTATTTCAACAAGTTCTAAAAATACATTTAATGACATCGATCCACAACACATCCTCTCAAAACATAATTTTGAGTATTTACAACAATTAAGGAAATTTCATCATGAATAATTATAAACCTTGGCAATCTTATCCATTGATTAGTTCACAGTTATCTCAAGTTAACGATTACTTATTAAAAACAATCAAGGCTCCCATTCCCAGTCTTCAATCAGCCTTACTAACAATGGTAAACAGTGGCGGAAAATATCTGCGTCCTACAATTTTAATTTTATCCGCTAGAAGCTGTGGAAAAAAGGAATTAGCCACTTCTCCTAAAATAATTAAATTAGCTACTTCAATTGAAATTTTACATATGGCTACTTTAATTCATGATGATGTTATTGATGATTCTGATAAAAGACGTGGCAATATTAGCATCCAAGCTCGATTTGGTAAGGACGTAGCCGTGTATGCAGGTGATTTACTATTTACTAATTTCTTTGATCTGATGCTTGAAACCATTGATGAACACGAATTTTTAGTTAAAAATGCCCAAACTATGCGCCGAATTTTAAATGGTGAATTGGGACAGATGGGCCAGCGTTTTAACATTAATCAAAGTTTTGATGATTATCTAAAAGATATCAAAGGTAAAACCGCTGCTTTATTTAGTCTAGCCAGTGAAGAAGGAGCTCATTTTGCTGGCGGTGATTTTGATCAGGTGCAATTAATGGCTGACTTTGGCCAAAATCTAGGAATTGCTTTCCAAATGATTGATGACATTTTAGATTATGCTGGTGGCAAAAAATTAAACAAACCTACGCTAGAAGATCTAGCAACCGGAGTTTATTCATTACCCATCCTCCTGGCCTTAAGTCATGATAATTTGCGCTTAAGACTTGACCCAATTTTAGCTAAAAAGCGTGAAATGACTCTTGAAGATATTGGTCAAATTCAAGAAATAATTTTATCAAGCAACACCATCGAAGAAAGTCGCGCACTCGCCGAGCAATTTTCTCAAAAAGCAATTAACAACTTAAAGGAATTACCCTCAAATAAGGCTGTTAAACTCCTTCAAAAAATGTCACAAGAATTATTATCTAGAACACTTTAAAGGCCCTGATCGGCTTTTTTTAATTCACGAAAACGGGGTTCTGTCTCCCACAACTCTTGCGGAGTTCCTTCCATGGTCAATTTACCATCTTCAATGAAAATCACCTGATTCATTTTATCGATTCCCTGCAGGTGGTGAGTAATCCAAATCAGAGTTTTACCTTTTAACTGTTTAATAAAGGTATTAATGACAGCCTGTTCTGTAATCGGGTCGAGGCCTACAGTTGGTTCATCAAGAAGCACAATGGGAGTATCGCGCAATAAAATTCGCGCTAATGCCAAGCGATGGCGTTCCCCCCCAGAAAAGCGAAGCCCGGCTTCATCTACCTTAGTTTCTAAGCCATCAGGTAATTCTTGAACCATCTCGCTCAATCCAACTCGTCTTAATACTTGCCATAATTGCTCTTCACTTGCATCTTCGTTTCCTAAACGGAGATTATTAGCAATTGTGGTATTAAAGAGATATGGCGTTTGATTGATGATACTGATGTATTTAGTAATTTGATCTCCAAATTTATCAGTATCAACTCCATTCAGCTTTATCGACCCGCTACTTGGCTTTCGATCACCCCTAATTAGAGATGCAAGAGTACTTTTACCCGACCCACTTCTACCAAGAATTGCTAGTCTTTCTCCCGGCTTAATAGTTAAATTAATTCCTTTTAAAATTTCTTTTTTAGTCCCAGGATAAGTGTAATGAACATTAGACAAAGTCAATTCATAGGGCTGTTTCAGATCTATAGGCTTAACTTCTTCTTTTTTAGGTTGGGGAAGTTTATTTAAACGAACCAAAGACCTTTGATAGATATTAGTTTCTTGAGCTGCACTTGGAAGTTGAACAAAAGCATCTACCATTGGGAAAACTGCTAAAACAAAAGCAGCAATCCAATTAGTAGCTGAACTATAGTGACCACCAAATTTAGCCCCGGCCCAAATAATTAAACTCACTACAATTAAAAGAAATAACATCTGCAAAAGAAAGTCGCGCATTCGTTCAAACTTTCTCATTTTTTGATGAACTTTGAGCCATTCTTTTTCGCTGGCCACATGCAAACGCAAGTATTCTTTATTGCGACCTGATAAAATCCAATCATTAACCCCCATTACATTGTCGGTTAAATCTACATAAATTTTATCTTGAACTTCTTTTTCATAGGCTTGACGCGCACCATTAATAATTACAGACCAATATGGAATAGCAAAAATCATCAAACCAAATAGAATTAACATCCATAGTCCCATTAAAGGTGACAAGATTCCTAATCCTACTACAATTAAGGCATAAAGCCCCCAAGCAACAAACATGGGAAAAATAGACCGCAGATATAAATTTTGAATGTGACTTACATCATCTGCCAAAAGTCCCAAAATATCACCTAGTTGATATTTACTATTGAAAAATACCGCATCTACTTCCAATGAATCATAGAGTTTTTTTCGAAAACTAGATGTCATTTTCAAAACCCAATTATGACTCACAAGTCTTTCAACATAACGAACTGCCGGACGCGCAATCCCAAATGCTCTAGTTAATACAATTGGAACATAGATCAATAAAATATTTTCTGGCATTGTGGCGGCTTTACTAATTAAATAGCCAGCGCAAAACATCAATCCGGCCCCACAAACAAAGGTCAAAATTCCTAAAAAAATGGCCAAAATCAAAGTCTTTTTATAGCGTTTTAAAAATGGCTTTACCCAATGATCATTTTTTAGAGATCGCAAAATTGGAATTTTATTTAGCATCCTCTTCACCTCTCATTTGTTTCATTAAACTTGTAAAGTAGCCATTTTTCTTGGTTAATTCGCTATAAGTTCCTTGCTCAACAAGTTGACCATGATTCATTACTAAAATGTAGTCCATCTTCTTAATCCAATGCAATCTATGGGTGGCAAACAGAACCAGTCGATTTTCCATTAACGGAATCATCCGCTTCTTTAGATCAATTTCAGTTTCAATATCTAAGTGAGCAGTTGGTTCATCAAAAATCATGACTCGTCTTTCTTTATCCAAAAATGCTCGTGCTAAAGCAATTCGCTGAGCCTGTCCTCCTGACAAAACCCGTTTTCCTTGGCCAATCACTGTATCTAGACCTTTAGGTAATTCAGCTAATAAATCATCTAGCCCCATTACATGGATCGCTTCTTTAATTTCTTCATCGCTAGCATCTGGAGTGTAGAAGGCAATATTTTTCCTCAAAGTCGTAGTAAAAACATAGGGCTGTTGAGGAATATAGATGAGCTGCTGATGCCAATCCGGAATATTTAAGGTCTTAGTTTTATGATTCTGAATTTCAAACTCACCATCTGATGGAGTTAAGAATCCACTTAACAGGTTAACCAGAGAAGTTTTACCCGAGCCACTCATCCCAATAATGCCGACTTTTTCATAGCCCTTTATTTTGACATTAATTGGTCCAATTTCAGCCCCTTTTTCATAATCAAAGCAAATATTTTCAGCTTGAAGTTCATCATCCTTTTGCCAAGTATGAAGACTGATCTTGGCCACAGGTTCTTTAGGTGATTTAATGAGTTCATTTATCCTCTTAAAGGCATTTTTCCCATTTAAGGTTGCGTGAAAATCACCTGCAAAATTTCTGATTGGTAAGAAAAATTCGGGAGCCAAGATTAAGATTCCTAAAGCCGGAAACAAACTAACCTTGCCATTCATCAGCCCAAATCCTAAATAAACCGCAATTACGGCAATCGATAAAGTAGTGAAAAAGTCCAAGGCAAAAGTTGATAGCATCGCCACTTTTAAAACGGCCATAGTTCGATGTCTGAACCGTTCACTTAACCTAAAAATACTCTTAGAGTAACGTTTACTTAATCCTAAATACTTCAAGGTATCAATGCCACGCAAAGAATCAATGAAATTATTAGATAATTTTTGAAAATTACCAAATTGCTTAATTGCCTTATCTTGAGCCGCATGACCAAGAATAATCATGAACAAAACAATCAAGGGATACATTGCAAGCAAAATTAGAGCTGATAGCCAATTCAAAAATAGCATAGCTATAAAAATAAAAATTGGCACAATCATCATTGTTAAAACTTTACTGAAAACTAACTTGATATATTGTCGTACTTCATCAATCCCATCAAGGGCCATCGTAATCAAACTGCCGGTCCCTTGTTTTTGAATTAAAGCTTGTCCTTCTACAAAGACTTTCTGTAGAAGCTTTTTTCGTAATTCTTCACTTACTCTACTTGAATAATGATCTAGTATTTTTTCATTTAGCCAATTAATTATTTGTCTAAAGCTAAAACAAACAATAAAGACTAAAAGCATTTCAATATTTAAATTTTTTCCTTGCCATAGCTGGGTTAAAACTATACTTAACGCCACAGCTTGTCCAATAATGAAAAAGGCTTGCAGAACCTCAAGTACTGCAAGTCTTTTTGCGATTGAATTAGCACCTGCAAGTTGAAATAGATGTCGATCAATCATTAATATCCGTCCCCTACTCTAGGCATTTCAATTCTCTTACGGAAAATCCAATATGCCCAAATGGTATAAGCTAAAATACATGGTACCAAAATAACTGTTGCAATAGTCATGATTACTAATGTGTAGTTTGATGATGATGCACTCTGAATCATCAAGTCATAACTACTACTAATTGATGAAATCATGACTCTTGGGAATAATCCACAAAAGATCAATGCAACTAATGAAACTAAGGTAAGTCCACTAAAAGTAAAGGCCAATCCTTGCTTATCACTAAAGGTGCAAATATGAGCTGCAACTGAGAAGCCCACAATCAAAATTAGGCATACCCAAGTTAAGATTGGATGAACTCTCAAAAAGTCGGTTTGGAATAAAAGAAGTAATGCAAAAATCACTTCACCAACATAAAGTACCCAATATAAAGCTTGGGCATAATTTCTGGCACGATCAGAAATAGGGCCTTTAGTTTTTAAAGTAATATAGTTCAAGCCGTGCAAATAAGTGAGAAGAACTAAGGCAACCCCCCCTACGATTGAGAACCAATTAAAGTAATCGAAAAATTGGGCTTTCATATTACCATTTGCATCAATAGGCATCCCTTTAATCATTGAGATAAACATAACTCCCAAGAAGAAAACAGCAATTAAACTTCCAAGAGCAAGCATTGCATCCCAGAAAGGCTTGCGATATTCCGGACTTTGAGCACGGAACTCAAATGATACCCCACGAATGATCAAACCAAATAAGATCAACAACAGAATTAAATAATATCCAGAAAATAAAGTAGCGTACCAATATGGGAATGATGCGAACATCGCACCCCCGGCAGTAATTAGCCACACTTCATTTCCATCCCAAACAGGACCGATTGTTTCAATAACTTGGCTTTTTTCTTTTTCATTATAAGCCAGCGTCTCAACAGCCATTCCTACCCCATAATCAAAGCCATCAAGGAAGAAAAAGCCTGCAAATAAAACGCCGATCAAAACAAACCAAAGTATCTGTAAGAATGACATTTAGAAGGCCCCCTTTGCA includes:
- the cydB gene encoding cytochrome d ubiquinol oxidase subunit II translates to MSFLQILWFVLIGVLFAGFFFLDGFDYGVGMAVETLAYNEKEKSQVIETIGPVWDGNEVWLITAGGAMFASFPYWYATLFSGYYLILLLILFGLIIRGVSFEFRAQSPEYRKPFWDAMLALGSLIAVFFLGVMFISMIKGMPIDANGNMKAQFFDYFNWFSIVGGVALVLLTYLHGLNYITLKTKGPISDRARNYAQALYWVLYVGEVIFALLLLFQTDFLRVHPILTWVCLILIVGFSVAAHICTFSDKQGLAFTFSGLTLVSLVALIFCGLFPRVMISSISSSYDLMIQSASSSNYTLVIMTIATVILVPCILAYTIWAYWIFRKRIEMPRVGDGY